From Osmia bicornis bicornis unplaced genomic scaffold, iOsmBic2.1, whole genome shotgun sequence, the proteins below share one genomic window:
- the LOC123988635 gene encoding RNA polymerase II degradation factor 1-like translates to MEKGDNTTQNKEDNEQPQPEMLLQLQQQVQQLRLRTQPQQPRQPQQPRQPQPQPQPQPRKPQSDPLLQLQQQIQDLQSKVEDMKRDRYITEQTQRSPLENLYQADEPQQRINPNLFLKYASATRLADCK, encoded by the exons ATGGAAAAAGGCGACA atacTACACAAAATAAAGAGGATAATGAACAACCTCAGCCAGAAAtgctgctgcagctgcagcaacAAGTGCAACAACTGCGGTTGCGGACGCAGCCGCAGCAACCAAGGCAGCCGCAGCAACCAAGGCAGCCGCAGCCGCAGCCGCAGCCGCAGCCGCGGAAACCGCAGTCGGACCCGCTGCTGCAGCTACAGCAGCAAATACAAGATCTTCAAAGCAAAGTAGAAGACATGAAACGTGATAGATATATC ACGGAACAGACACAGCGGTCGCCGCTGGAAAATTTATACCAGGCTGATGAACCGCAGCAGCGTATA AATCCGAATCTGTTTCTCAAGTACGCGTCCGCGACGAGACTAGCGGATTGCAAG